Genomic segment of Alkalidesulfovibrio alkalitolerans DSM 16529:
CCCACTATCTCATCGACTCTCCCGGCGACAACAACTTCATCGGCGACGCCGCCTTTCTCCTGACCGCCGCCGACGGCGTGGTGCTGGTCATCGATGCCGTGGACGGAGTCAAGCCCCTGACCCGCAAGATATGGTCGCAGGTCAAGCAGGCCGGACTTCCCGGCCTGATCTTCATCAACAAGATGGACCGCGACCGGGCCGATTTCGACATGGCCCTTGCGAGCATCTCGGAGCAGCTCGGCGTAAAGCCCGTGCTCCTGCACATGCCCATTGGCCAACGCGAGAGCTTCAGCGGCGTGGTAGACGTGCTCGCGGGCAAGGCCTACTCCTTCGACGGCAAGGGAGGGCTCACGCCCACGGATGTCCCCGCCGACATGGTCGACGACCTCTCCTTGATGCGTGAAACCATGATCGAGAACATCGCCGAGTCCGACGAAGCGCTGATGGAGGCCTACCTCGAAGAGGGCCAGCTCACTCCCGAACAGATAGAGAAGGGCCTTTCGCTCGGTGTGGCTTCGGGCGCGCTCGTGCCCGTGGCCGTGGGCTCCGCCCTGGAGAACAAGGGCGGCGGACTGCTTCTGGACGCCATCCAGGGGCTTTTGCCCTCGCCGCTTGGCCATGCTCCCTTCACGGGCGACGACGGCTCACAGCGAATTTCCTCGCCGGACGAGCCCGTGGCCGCCTTCGTTTGCAAGACCATCGCCGACCCCTACGCCGGACACCTCTCGGTGCTGCGCGTGCTTTCGGGCCAGCTTTCGGGCGATATGACCCTGGCCAACCCCGATCGCGACGGCAAGGAGCGCATCGGCCAGCTTCTCTTTCTCAAGGGCAAGGAGACCACGCCCTGCAAGGAAGTCCTCGGTCCTGGGGCCATCGTGGCCGTGGCCAAGCTCAAGAACACCCACACCGGCGACACGCTGTGCGACGAAAAGAGTCGTTTCGTGCTCGAGCGCCCGGTCCTGCCGCCGCAGCTCATCACCTACGCCCTGGCCGCCGCCGAGAAAGGCGAGGAAGACAAGGTCTTCCAGGCCATCCACAAGCTCCTGGAGGAGGACATCACCCTGCGCCTCTTCCGCGACGAGGAGACGGGCGACATCCTGCTCTCGGGCATGGGCCAGCTGCACATCGAGACCGCCGTGGAGAAGGCCCGCCGCCGTTTCAAGGTGGACGTGCTGCTGAAGACCCCCAAAGTCCCCTACCGCGAGACCTTCAAAGGCAAGGCCGACGTGCAGGGACGCCACAAGAAGCAGACCGGCGGACGCGGCCAGTTCGGCGACTGCTTCGTGCGCATCGAGCCGCAACCTTTGGGCGCGGGCTACGCCTTCGAGGACGCCATCGTGGGCGGCTCCATTCCCCGCCAGTACATCCCGGCCGTGGACAAGGGCATCCAGGAGTCGGCCGCGCGCGGCTACCTCTCGGGCAACCCTGTGGTCGACTTCAAGGCAGTGCTCTACGACGGCTCATACCACAACGTGGACTCCTCGGAGATGGCCTTCAAGATCGCGGGCTCCCTGGCCTTCAAGAAGGCCTGCGAAACCGCCGGGATGCGCCTGCTCGAACCCTACATGCTGGTCACGGTCTCTGTGCCCGACCAATACATGGGCGACATCATCGGCGACCTCTCGTCGCGGCGCGGCAAAGTGCTGGGCTCCGACTCCACGGGAGGAGTTACGGACGTCAAGGCGCACGTGCCCATGAACGAGATTCTGCGCTACGCGCCCGACCTTCGCTCCATGACCGGCGGTCAGGGCGTGTTCACCATGGAATTCTCGCACTACGAGGAAGCGCCGCCGCCCGTCACCGAGCGCGTGATCGCCGAATACAAGAAGTCGCGCGGCGAGGAATAATCCGCAGCCGCCCCAAAAATCCCGTCTGCGGCGTTGCAACAAAAGCGCCGGACCCTCGTGTATGCGAAATGCACGTCGGCTCCGGCGCTTTCTCGCATCTGACGCTTTTCGACGGCCTGCGAAACTGGGTTCGGACGCGCGGCTTTACCTGCGCGGGGCGCGGTCCGGATCGAGTATGCGTCCGGCTGGCGGGGACGATCAGGCGTGGAGCAGCGCCGCGAGGCTCCCGGCGGGACGGCACAGGCCGAGGTTCAGGGCCCGTACGAGGTCCGCGGGGCCGCGCACGGGCGCGAAGAAACGGGTCGGGGCACGGCCCATCTCCTCCATGGAGTGGGCGTCGCTGCCGCCGGTCAGGGTCGGGCAGTAGTGCCGGGCCAGGGCTCGGGCGCGAAGGTCGTGCTCGGGCAGGTTGCGGCCGTTGGCGATCTCCATGACTTGGCACAGGCCGTCGCGGAACACCGACTCGTCCGTCTCCCGGCCCGGCCGGAAGGGATGCGCGGCCACGGCCACGCCCCCGGCCCGTCGCACGCGCGGCAACAGCTCGGCGGCCGCAAGACCGGGCGCGAGGCCGGGAATGCCCCCGCCCGTGGGAGAAAAAAGCAGGAAATCGCCCTGCGGCGTCGCATATTCCATGCCTACCACCACGCACAGCCCGTCCTCGCGCAGCCCCTGCGCCAGCACCGAGGCGGCGCCGTCGGTCTCGTGATCCGTGATGCACAGACCGGCAAGCCCCAGGGCGCGGGCCGCCTCGACCGCCTCTTGGGGCGTCATGCGGCTGCACGGAGAAAAGGTGGTGTGGACGTGCAGATCGAAGAGCATGCCCCTGCATGCCACGTCGCGCGATTGCGCGCAAATGCGATTCCCCGATGCCTTTTTCCGCTCCCATCGGATTTCGGGATGCATCGGCTCCACGGTTGCAGCCGGACGACCAAGGCCGTACACATGAGGCGTCATGCCCACGAAATGCCTCTGCATACTCCTCGACGGCCTGGGCGACAGGACGCACGCCGCGCTCGACGGCCTCACGCCGCTTCAGGTCGCGGCCACCCCCTGCCTGGATTCCCTGGCCGCTGCCGGGGCCAACGGGCTCTACCATGCGGGCAGGCTGGGCCAGGCCCTGCCGAGCGAACTGGCCCACTTCGCCATGTTCGGCTACGAGCACGCGGAATTCCCCGGGCGCGGCCCCATCGAGGCCCTGGGCGCGGGGATCACGCCCGCGCCGGACGAGGTGGCCGTGCTGGCCCATTTCTGCTCTCTCACGGTACGCAACGACGGCCTGCATGTGCGCGCCGACAGGCCGCCCGGCGTGGACGACGATTTGCGCCGCAAGATATTTACGGAGGCGGCCTCGTTCGAGGACGAAGGGCTCATTGTCCGCCTCGTCCCGACCAAGGGGCTCTTCGGCGTGCTGCTCGTCTCGGGCGGGGCCGATCCGCGCTTCACCGACACCAACCCCATGACGGACGGCTGGCCGGTTCACCCCCTCGAACCGCTGGCCGAGGCGCACGGCGACGAAAGCGCGCGCCGCACGGCCCGCGTCCTTGGCCGCTATCTGCGCCGCGTCTTCCGCCTCCTCTCCGCCCTGCCCGAGAACCAAGAGCGCGAGGCGCGGGGCCTGCCGCCGGTCAACGGCCTGGTCACGCAGCGCCCCGGCCGCCTGGGCGCGATCGAGCCGTTTCGCGAGCGCACCGGCCTCTCGGGCTGCATCGTGGCCTCCGGCCCCCTGTACCTGGGGCTTGGCCGCTGCCTGGGCATGGAGACCATCGCGGACGACGACGGCGAGGACCCGGGCGAGGACCTTGCCCGGCGCATCGGGCTCGCGCGCGCGGCCCTTTCGCGGCACGATTTCGTTCATGTCCACTCCAAGGCACCGGACGAGGCCGCCCACGCCAAGAGTCCGTCGCGCAAGGTCGCGGCCATCGAGTCGCTGGACCGGGGGCTGGCCACGACGATCGGCCCCCTGCTCGACGACAAGGACCTCTTGCTGGCCGTGACCTCGGACCACTCCACGCCCTCGTCCGGCCCGCTCATCCATTCCGGGGAGCCCGTGCCGCTGTGCATGGTCGGCGCGGGGCTCAGACGCGACCAGGTGCGGACCTTCGATGAGGCAGCGGCTGCGCGCGGCAGCCTCGGCCCGGTGCGCGGCACGGAATTCATGCTCCTGGTGCTGAACGCCCTGGACCGGGCGCGGCTCTTGGGCATCCGCGACACGCCGCACGAGCGCCTCTACTGGCCCGCGGGGAGCGCGGCCTTCCGCCTCGAGGAGGACGAATGAGCCCGGCGGCTCCCCCGGCCGGGACGGGCGTGATCCACGGCCGCTTCCAGGTGCCGCACAACGACCACCTGCGCTATCTCCTGGCGGGCAAGGCGCTGTGCCGTTTCCTCTACGTGGGCGTGACCAACCCCGATCCCCTGCTGACCCGCGAGGACGCGGCCGACGCGCGGCGTTCCCTGGCCGAGGCCAACCCTCTGACCTTCTGGGAGCGCATGCTCATGTGCCGCGACATGCTTCTCGAAGCGGGCGTGCCGCGAGACGAGTTCGAGGTCGTGCCCTTTCCCGTCAACCTGCCCGAGCTTTGGGCGCACTACGTGCCGCTGGACAGCCTCTTCTTCGTCTCCATCTACGACGCCTGGGGCAGGGCCAAGGAGCGGCGCTTCCGGGAGCGGGACCTGCGGGTCCACGTGCTGTGGGAGGTGCGGCCCGAGGACAAGGGCATCAGCGGCAGCGACGTGCGCTCGCGCATGGCCGAGGGGCGGCCCTGGCGCGATCTGGTGCCGCCCGCCGTGGCCCGGCTGGCCGAGGCCTGGGATCTGCCGGGACGGCTCGGCGCGGCGCGCGCGCCGTAGCAGCCCGCCCGAGGCGTCATCGCCGCGATCCGGCCCGCTCTCGCGCGCGGCCGTCTGGTCAAACGAGATGCCCACGGCCTGCGCCCGCCGCGCTACCGGGCATCCGGCCCACGCGAGGCCGGAGTGCCGCCCCTGAAAGGCAAACCTCTCCTTCCCTTTTCCGCTCCACGCCTGCGCGCGATCCCGGACATCCGGAAGTTCGATCCGGCGTTGCCAGGGCGGCTCTTTTGTGGAATAGGCTGGCGGTAATTGCCGTAATCCGCGAATGAAGGAGTACGCCATGTACGATCCCAAAGCGTTGATCATCACCGCAGACGGCTTCGAGGACTCGGAGCTGCTCGTGCCCATGTACCGCCTGCAGGAGGCGGGGTTCTCGGTGGACGTCGCGGCCCCGGCCAAGGGAACGGTCACGGGCAAGCAGGGCTACGAGGTCGAGGCCAATCTGGCCCTGGACAAGATCGAATCGGCCGAGGGCTGCGGCTACAAGATCCTCGTCATCCCCGGCGGCAAGGCTCCGGCCAAGCTGCGCGAGATTCCCAAGGCCCTGGACATCGCCCGCGACTTCGCGGCTGCGGGCCTGCCCATCGCGGCCATCTGCCACGGACCGCAGGTGCTCATCTCGGCCGGGCTTCTACGCGGCCGCAAGGCCACCTGCTACAAGACGGTGCGCGAGGAGATGGTGGCCGCGGGCGTGGACTACCAGGACGCGGAGGTCGTGGTGGACGGTCAGTTCGTCACCTCGCGCCAGCCCTCGGACCTGCCCGCCTTCAACCACGAGATCATGAGGTTGCTCGGCGTCTGATTCCCGGCGCGGTTGACCGGCTCCGGCTCCTGGGCTAGGCATCCCCTGGCCGCGCATCCGCACGGCCAGGGGGAGTTCATATGCACGCCATCTACCGCGCCACCATGGATATCGTTCTGGCCTCGGCCTCGCCCAGGCGTCTCGAACTGCTGCAAGGCCTCGGGATCAGCTTTCGCGTCGTGCCCAGCACCTGCCCCGAGCCGCCGCCGGAGGGTCATGAAAAGCCCGAGGCGTATGCAATGCGCATGGCCCTGCAAAAGGCCCTGGAGGTCGCGGCGCTCCACCCCGGAAGCCTGGTCATCGGCGCGGACACCGTGGTCGCCGTGGGCGGCCAGATGCTGGGAAAGCCCGTGGACGAGGCCGACGCGCGGCGCATGCTGGGTCTGCTCGCGGGCCGCGAGCACCTGGTGGCCACGGGCTGCGCGCTTGTGCCGCCGGATGGCCCGGCGCGCACCTTCGCGGTCGGCACCCGCGTGACCATGATCGATCCGGGGCCTGCGGCCCTGGCTGCCTACGCGGCCACGGGCGAGCCCCTGGACAAGGCCGGAGCCTATGCCATCCAGGGCCAGGGCGCGTTCCTGGTGCGCAGCGTGGAAGGGTCCTACACCAACGTCGTGGGCCTGCCCCTGGCCGAGGTGCTTGAGACAGCAGTGTCTTTGGGGAGCGTGAGACCAGTGAAAGATTGACCCAAGCTGACATATTTTATATATAAAATATAAATTTGCTTTTTGTTTCCAAGCTATCCAGCCATATTTGATCCCTACCATCACCCAATTACGAGGTAGTGATTAATGACCAAAATCAATCCCAATGTAATCAGATTGTTAGCAAAGACAATTACTGGGGACAATCAAAAAGCACCCTACCTGAAGGGGCCTGATCTTGTAGACTTTTTTAACCAATTTGGGTTTGATGATCAATATAGCTGGAATGGAGGATTTCCAACACGCTGGGTATATGCAGAAGAAAAGATCAAAAGCTTGATTGAAATTGGAAAATTTCGCGATTTTCTAATTGAATTAGTCAATCCAGCTAGATTCATAGAGAGCGAAATCGACTTCACATCAACAATCGAATATATAAACCATCTACTATCTCACAATGATATCAAATTATCATATACCGGAAGAAAAGTGATTATTGATGGCTTGAAATCACATAGTATAGACTTCAAAAAGAAAATGAATGCATCTGACAAAGATTTTGATTCATTCATTGATGACCAAATAGTAAAATGCGATCGAAAAATTGAAAATGGCGACTATGATGGAGCAATTACAAACGCACGGACATTACTTGAAAGTGTACTCCATGAACTTGAAAGTAATTTATCCGCTGGCAACAACAAAAAAGATGGCGATCTGATCAAAATGTTCAAAAGAGTTAAAACTCTGATGAACATGAATGAAAAAGAATATCCTGGAAACAATGCCGTTCTCCAACTTATAAGTGGGATAACCTCCATTGTTAATGGGATTGCTACACTAAGTAACGAGATGGGTGATCGGCATGCCAGAGGGAAAAAACCACTAAAACATCATGCGATGCTGTGCGTAAACTCATCAAAAACAATTTGTGAGTTTATGACATCAAGCTTCATGCACCAAGCAAAGAACGGAAATATTATTTGCCATACTAAACAAGGAGGAAGCGAACGAGAATAACTCCTCATCTGTTTTGCAGAAAGAAGAATAAGCCAGGACACATAGAAAGCATGCACGTATTTCCTCAAGCGTGGTGGGCCTGCCCCTGGCCGAGGTGATTGAGGCGCTTTTGGGTTCCGGCGCGCTTGAATCTGCTCGGGGTTGAGGAACGCCTCGTGGCAGGCGGTGTTTCCCGAGGGGATCGCGTCCCCGAAGGGCAGCCCGAGGACGTGCCGCGAGGGCGCGCCTGACCAGCCAAGCCCCTCGCGGGCGCTGAATCCGAACCGCCCGAACTACCCCAGATCGCCAACTAGGACGACCCCGGGAGGCCCCTCCCCGCTTCCCCGCCAGCCCGCCGGATCGCGTGCCAGCCGCCTTCCCGGCCCCCTGCCGGATCGCCTGCCAGCCGCCTCCCGGCTCCCTGCCATACCGCCTGCCGAACGTCTGCCGAACGTCTGCCGAACGTCTGCCGCCCCCTTCCCGGCCCCCTGCCGCACGCCCGCCGAGTTGGACGGGAGAACACGCCGCGGCTTCGGAAAACATCCCCCTGGCCCCCGAGTCAGCGGCGGGCCCCCTTGTGATCGATCGAACGATCACCCCTGAATTCCACCAAACCCACGCAGCGCCGGTCCATCCATGGCCCCTGCCCCCTGACGGAAAACAGATGAAAAGTGCCATAACAAAACTTAACGCACTTTTTTTCACAAATACATTTTCCTCCCTGTGTCCTCCGAAATCTATGCAAGACAAGGGTTCCCAAGGATCACTATAATTAAAAAAAATTCATATTCTGTTAGATTTTTCCTTGACACAAAAGTTAGTCCAACTTATCACAAGCCAACTTGCATCATGGGAGAAGAGAACCTGAGACCTGCGGACGATCGCTCAACCTGTAACCGTGGATGACCTTGAAAAGGGACGCCAGATGGATTCGATCAAGACCAAAAAATTGATGATCCCAATTTCAGAATACGTGAGCGTCAAGGACGATGACACCTTGCGCGAATGCTTCAAGGCCTTCGAGAACTACAAAGCCGCGAAGGGCCAGGAGAAGGCCCACCGCGATGCGCTCGTCTTCTCCGAAACGGGGGAATTCAAGGGCGTACTGACCATGCTCGACATCTTTCTCGCACTCGAACCGACGTACAAAAAAATACTCCAGCAAAAGGACATCCCGAGCGCCCTCTCCAGCGAATACGTCTCGTCCCTGTACAAGGACTTCCAACTCTGGCCGGAGTCGCTGGCCAGGGTCTGTCCCAGGGCAGCGAACCTCAAGGTCTCCGAGGTCATCGGCCCTCTCGCCGAACAGTCCTTCGTGGACGTCGAAGACAGCCTGGACAAGGCACTGCATCGCTTCATCCTGGGTGTGCGCCAGCCGCTGCTCGTCACCGAGAATGGCAAGGTCGTTGGCGTGCTGCGCTACGGCGACATCTTCGAGGAAGTCCGCAAACTCATGCTTTCCTGCTAGCCGAATGAACACGACCGTTCAGCAACCAAAAACCTCAACGAACGACCTGCACTTCCAGGAGACAATCACATGAGCGCCACCGACGCGGCACAGCAGAAGTCATTCAACTGGTCCAAGCTTCTTCTTGCGATGCTTGGCCCGGCCCTTTTCTTCATCGTCTACTACTCTCCGCCCTGGCCCGACGCCGTCGATCCCCTAGGCGTGAGCTTCGCCCTCAGCCGCGAGGCCAAGGGCGCCCTGGCGGTCTTCCTCTGGGCGGGCCTGTGGTGGGTCTTCGAGGTCGTGCCCATCGGCGTCACCTCACTGCTCATCGGAACGCTCCAGGCCCTGTTCTTCATCAGGCCCGCAAAGGACGCCTACCGCGCCTTCATGGATCCCTCGGTACTCTTCATCTTCGGCTCCGTGGTCATCGGCTTGGTCTTCACCAAGACCGGTCTGACCAGGCGTCTGGCCTACAAGATGCTGAAGGTCGTGGGCGAACGCACGAGCATGATCTACCTGGGCTGCTTCTTCGTCACAGCCTTCCTGACCCTGTTCATGGCCCACACGGCCGTGGCCGCCACGGTCTACCCCCTGCTCCTGGCCATCTACAGCCTCTACGGTGAGGGCGACAAGGTCACCAAATTCGGCAAGGGCCTGTTCATCGGCATGGCCTACGTCGCGGGCGCGGGCTCCATCATCTGTCTGCTCGGCGCGGCGCGCGGCATCGTGGCCCTGGGCTTCTTCAAGGACTTGGCCGGGCAGGACATCTCGTTCTTCCAGTACCTCTATTACAACGCGCCGCTCGGTTTCCTCATGGTCGGTCTGCTGTGGTGCTTCATGATGTTCTTCTTCAAGCCGGAGAAGTCCACCATCCCCGGCCTGCGCAAGAAGGTCGAGGAACTCGACAAGAGCATGGGACCGATCACCAAGAACGAAAAGCTGGCCGCGGGCATCGTCCTCTCGGTCATCGCCTTCATGTCGCTGCAGTCCTTCATCCCGGCCCTGGCCCCCTACAACAAGTCCGCCGTCCTCTTGATCTCCACGATCACCTTCTTCGTGATCAAGATTCTGGACATCAACGACCTGGAAGCCATTCCCTGGAACATCATCCTGCTCTTCGCGGGCGCCATGTCCATCGGTTTCTGCCTCTGGGAGACTGGCGCGGCGCAATGGCTGGCCGTGAACTGGCTGACGATCTTCAAGGAAGCCAACTGGTTCGTCTTCGTCATGAGCATCGCGTTCTTCGTGCTCATCATGACCAACTTCATCATGAACGTCGCGGCCATCGCCATCTCGCTGCCCGTGGCCCTGGTCATTGCCCCCTATCTGGGCGTGGCCGGAGAGGTGGTGCTCTTCGCATCGCTGGCCACGGCGGGCATGCCCTTCGTTCTGCTCGTGGGCGCTGCGCCCAACGCCATCGCCTACGACTCCAAGCAGTTCACCTCGGGCGAATTCTTCAAGTACGGAATTATCGCCTCGGTCATGCTCATGGTGGTCTTGAGCCTCTTCGTCATGTTCATCTGGCCCCTCATGGGCATGCAGGTCACCCTGCCGGTCACGGGCGGATAAACGCAAACCCCACACCAACGCAAAAGGCCCCGGTCGCATGCGACCGGGGCCTTTTCTGATTGGCGGTCCGAAGCTGCTCTTCGGGCCTAGAAGTCGAAATTCAAGAGCCTGCGCACGTCGTCCATGGTTTGCTGGGCCAGGGCACGGGCCTTGTCGGAACCGGCGACGATGATGTCCTGCAAGGTATCGGGCCTGGCCTCGTACTCCCTGCGCCGTGCCTGGATGGGCTCCAGGAAGTCGGCCATCTTCTCGGCCAGGAGCTTTTTGCAGTCACCGCAGCCCCGAGCGGCCGTGCGACAGCCCTCCTCGATCTCGGGCAAGATCCCCGTGGGCGCGAGCAACTCCAGGTACGGGAAGAGGTTGCAGTCCTTGGGCTCGCCCGGGTCCTTCAGGCGCTGGCGCTTGGTGTCCGTGAGCATGCTCATGACCTTGGGCCTGATCTCGGACATGGGGTCCTTCAGATAGATGGAGTTGCCATAGCTCTTGGACATCTTGCGGCCGTCAAGGCCCGGCAGCTTGGCCGAGGAGGTCAGCTTGGCCTCGGGCTCGGGGAAGTACTCGCCGTACAGGTAGTTGAAGCGGCGCACGATCTCGCGCGTCAGCTCCAGGTGCGGCAACTGGTCTTGGCCCACGGGCACCCACTTGGGCTTGTAGATGACGATGTCCGCGCACTGCAGCACCGGGTAGCCCAGAAAGCCGTAGGTGGAGAGGTCCTTGCTGGACTGCTCGCGCACCTCCTTGAAGGTGGGGTTGCGCTCCAGCCAGCCCGTGGGCGTGATCATGGAGAGCAGCAGATGCAACTCGGCGTGCTCCTTGACCCTGGACTGCTGAAAGAGGATCGCCCGCTCGGGATCGAGCCCGGCGGCCAGCCAGTCGCAGACCAACTCGGGCACGAAGCCCTTCACGTCGCGGGGCTCGGCGTAATTGGTGGTCAGGGCGTGCCAGTCGGCCACGAAGTAGAGACAGTCGTGCTCCTTCTGCATCTCCACCCAGTTGAGCAGGACACCGAAATAATGGCCGAGGTGCAGGGGCCCGGTGGGCCGCATGCCGGAAACGATGCGATTGTTCATGTGCGATTTCCTCAGAGCAGGATGGTGGCCATGAAGCGGATCATCGGCCAGAGAATCTGGCCAAGCATGCCGGTCACGGCCAAAAGGATGATGACGATGAAGCCGAAGCGACCGAAGGACATGTATTGCATGGCCGTGCGCAGGGGCAGGAACAGGGCCACTATGTTCGAGCCGTCCAGGGGCGGGATGGGCAGCAGGTTGAAGCACCCCAGGACTAGGTTGATGAGGACGCCCGCCTCGATGATGCCCGTCAGGGGCAGCAGGATGGAGACGGCCAGCTCCGACGGTTCTCCCGAGAGTCCGGCCACGACCAGCAAATGCAGGCGGGCCAAGATCGCGGCCGTGATGAAGTTGGCCAGCGGCCCGGCCACGGCCACAAGCGCCATGCCTTGGCGCGGATTCCTGAAATAGCGCGGGTCCACGGGCACCGGCTTGGCCCAGCCGATCATCTGGGTGAGGACCAGCACGATGGTGCCCATGACGTCCAGATGCTTGAACGGGTTGAGCGTCAGGCGGCCGGCCATGCGGGCCGTTGGGTCGCCGAGACGAAAGGCCATCAGCCCATGGCAGAGCTCGTGCACGGTGATGGCCAGGAGAAAGCCGGGAGTAATCAGGGCGATCTTCTGGACCCACCCCGCCATGTTGAAATCGAACATGGAGAAGGGCGCTAGCAGAAGAGCCCTGCCAGGGCAAGAAAAACCGCCCCCTTCGAGGGCGGCGCGGCGTGCAAAAGGCCGTGACGTACGACGCGCCTGTCACCTGAAACGCGAACGGCCGGGGAAACCGGCCGTCGGACGCGGAGCCAAATCCCGCGCGATGCGAACGCGCCTAGCGCTGGGTCAGGGCCTTCTTCATGGCCAGATCGACCTTGGACTTCAGTTCGGAAAGATCCACGGACTTGACCACGTAGTAATCGGCGGCAATGGACTTCAGGTCGTGCTGGAAGGAGTCGTAGGCCGTGGAGAG
This window contains:
- a CDS encoding abortive infection family protein, which produces MTKINPNVIRLLAKTITGDNQKAPYLKGPDLVDFFNQFGFDDQYSWNGGFPTRWVYAEEKIKSLIEIGKFRDFLIELVNPARFIESEIDFTSTIEYINHLLSHNDIKLSYTGRKVIIDGLKSHSIDFKKKMNASDKDFDSFIDDQIVKCDRKIENGDYDGAITNARTLLESVLHELESNLSAGNNKKDGDLIKMFKRVKTLMNMNEKEYPGNNAVLQLISGITSIVNGIATLSNEMGDRHARGKKPLKHHAMLCVNSSKTICEFMTSSFMHQAKNGNIICHTKQGGSERE
- a CDS encoding nicotinamide mononucleotide adenylyltransferase OrfX-like protein gives rise to the protein MSPAAPPAGTGVIHGRFQVPHNDHLRYLLAGKALCRFLYVGVTNPDPLLTREDAADARRSLAEANPLTFWERMLMCRDMLLEAGVPRDEFEVVPFPVNLPELWAHYVPLDSLFFVSIYDAWGRAKERRFRERDLRVHVLWEVRPEDKGISGSDVRSRMAEGRPWRDLVPPAVARLAEAWDLPGRLGAARAP
- a CDS encoding type 1 glutamine amidotransferase domain-containing protein, translated to MYDPKALIITADGFEDSELLVPMYRLQEAGFSVDVAAPAKGTVTGKQGYEVEANLALDKIESAEGCGYKILVIPGGKAPAKLREIPKALDIARDFAAAGLPIAAICHGPQVLISAGLLRGRKATCYKTVREEMVAAGVDYQDAEVVVDGQFVTSRQPSDLPAFNHEIMRLLGV
- a CDS encoding alkaline phosphatase family protein, whose translation is MPTKCLCILLDGLGDRTHAALDGLTPLQVAATPCLDSLAAAGANGLYHAGRLGQALPSELAHFAMFGYEHAEFPGRGPIEALGAGITPAPDEVAVLAHFCSLTVRNDGLHVRADRPPGVDDDLRRKIFTEAASFEDEGLIVRLVPTKGLFGVLLVSGGADPRFTDTNPMTDGWPVHPLEPLAEAHGDESARRTARVLGRYLRRVFRLLSALPENQEREARGLPPVNGLVTQRPGRLGAIEPFRERTGLSGCIVASGPLYLGLGRCLGMETIADDDGEDPGEDLARRIGLARAALSRHDFVHVHSKAPDEAAHAKSPSRKVAAIESLDRGLATTIGPLLDDKDLLLAVTSDHSTPSSGPLIHSGEPVPLCMVGAGLRRDQVRTFDEAAAARGSLGPVRGTEFMLLVLNALDRARLLGIRDTPHERLYWPAGSAAFRLEEDE
- a CDS encoding elongation factor G: MLDLLASQRTYALVGHGGSGKTSVAEMLLFTAGSLDRLGKIEEGTTCLDHEPEEVKRRGSIQPGFARLLWKKNPHYLIDSPGDNNFIGDAAFLLTAADGVVLVIDAVDGVKPLTRKIWSQVKQAGLPGLIFINKMDRDRADFDMALASISEQLGVKPVLLHMPIGQRESFSGVVDVLAGKAYSFDGKGGLTPTDVPADMVDDLSLMRETMIENIAESDEALMEAYLEEGQLTPEQIEKGLSLGVASGALVPVAVGSALENKGGGLLLDAIQGLLPSPLGHAPFTGDDGSQRISSPDEPVAAFVCKTIADPYAGHLSVLRVLSGQLSGDMTLANPDRDGKERIGQLLFLKGKETTPCKEVLGPGAIVAVAKLKNTHTGDTLCDEKSRFVLERPVLPPQLITYALAAAEKGEEDKVFQAIHKLLEEDITLRLFRDEETGDILLSGMGQLHIETAVEKARRRFKVDVLLKTPKVPYRETFKGKADVQGRHKKQTGGRGQFGDCFVRIEPQPLGAGYAFEDAIVGGSIPRQYIPAVDKGIQESAARGYLSGNPVVDFKAVLYDGSYHNVDSSEMAFKIAGSLAFKKACETAGMRLLEPYMLVTVSVPDQYMGDIIGDLSSRRGKVLGSDSTGGVTDVKAHVPMNEILRYAPDLRSMTGGQGVFTMEFSHYEEAPPPVTERVIAEYKKSRGEE
- a CDS encoding CBS domain-containing protein, yielding MDSIKTKKLMIPISEYVSVKDDDTLRECFKAFENYKAAKGQEKAHRDALVFSETGEFKGVLTMLDIFLALEPTYKKILQQKDIPSALSSEYVSSLYKDFQLWPESLARVCPRAANLKVSEVIGPLAEQSFVDVEDSLDKALHRFILGVRQPLLVTENGKVVGVLRYGDIFEEVRKLMLSC
- a CDS encoding Maf family protein produces the protein MHAIYRATMDIVLASASPRRLELLQGLGISFRVVPSTCPEPPPEGHEKPEAYAMRMALQKALEVAALHPGSLVIGADTVVAVGGQMLGKPVDEADARRMLGLLAGREHLVATGCALVPPDGPARTFAVGTRVTMIDPGPAALAAYAATGEPLDKAGAYAIQGQGAFLVRSVEGSYTNVVGLPLAEVLETAVSLGSVRPVKD
- a CDS encoding PHP domain-containing protein; the protein is MLFDLHVHTTFSPCSRMTPQEAVEAARALGLAGLCITDHETDGAASVLAQGLREDGLCVVVGMEYATPQGDFLLFSPTGGGIPGLAPGLAAAELLPRVRRAGGVAVAAHPFRPGRETDESVFRDGLCQVMEIANGRNLPEHDLRARALARHYCPTLTGGSDAHSMEEMGRAPTRFFAPVRGPADLVRALNLGLCRPAGSLAALLHA
- the trpS gene encoding tryptophan--tRNA ligase: MNNRIVSGMRPTGPLHLGHYFGVLLNWVEMQKEHDCLYFVADWHALTTNYAEPRDVKGFVPELVCDWLAAGLDPERAILFQQSRVKEHAELHLLLSMITPTGWLERNPTFKEVREQSSKDLSTYGFLGYPVLQCADIVIYKPKWVPVGQDQLPHLELTREIVRRFNYLYGEYFPEPEAKLTSSAKLPGLDGRKMSKSYGNSIYLKDPMSEIRPKVMSMLTDTKRQRLKDPGEPKDCNLFPYLELLAPTGILPEIEEGCRTAARGCGDCKKLLAEKMADFLEPIQARRREYEARPDTLQDIIVAGSDKARALAQQTMDDVRRLLNFDF
- a CDS encoding SLC13 family permease codes for the protein MSATDAAQQKSFNWSKLLLAMLGPALFFIVYYSPPWPDAVDPLGVSFALSREAKGALAVFLWAGLWWVFEVVPIGVTSLLIGTLQALFFIRPAKDAYRAFMDPSVLFIFGSVVIGLVFTKTGLTRRLAYKMLKVVGERTSMIYLGCFFVTAFLTLFMAHTAVAATVYPLLLAIYSLYGEGDKVTKFGKGLFIGMAYVAGAGSIICLLGAARGIVALGFFKDLAGQDISFFQYLYYNAPLGFLMVGLLWCFMMFFFKPEKSTIPGLRKKVEELDKSMGPITKNEKLAAGIVLSVIAFMSLQSFIPALAPYNKSAVLLISTITFFVIKILDINDLEAIPWNIILLFAGAMSIGFCLWETGAAQWLAVNWLTIFKEANWFVFVMSIAFFVLIMTNFIMNVAAIAISLPVALVIAPYLGVAGEVVLFASLATAGMPFVLLVGAAPNAIAYDSKQFTSGEFFKYGIIASVMLMVVLSLFVMFIWPLMGMQVTLPVTGG